A window of the Brassica napus cultivar Da-Ae chromosome A2, Da-Ae, whole genome shotgun sequence genome harbors these coding sequences:
- the LOC125587124 gene encoding RING-H2 finger protein ATL11-like gives MDWRLKPAKAWSMDPRGLTRSITGHHGSILQLHLCLLLFSGHTSAQATDGDSDMYGESLLDPNMVILMIVLVSVFFTLGFFSICIRKWLERVTGMNNANSVGAGGNRFSLSRPQARGIDASVIETFPTFRYSTVKMLTISKEALECPICLNEFEDEETLRLIPKCCHVFHPDCVDAWFQSHATCPLCRANLVPVLGESVVSIQIPGLADGAPRSELTGDRTTVLGSPDARLIDSVALTCNQSMPRRSMSTGWNLAGIFTNSGWTGQHEENLDRFTLRLPRDIHNKLVDPSFSKCHVTFPQMMSSARGYRTGNLETDANYFYYERFDQDDRFDQDDRFDQDGRLDRRPFSITPPYRTCSIKSPFDWLCLEKNNIGERSSDHLRSGHDSPSVDQVV, from the exons ATGGACTGGAGACTCAAGCCGGCTAAAGCTTGGTCCATGGACCCCAGAGGTCTCACCCGTTCAATCACCGGTCATCATGGTTCGATATTACAGCTACACCTCTGTCTCCTACTCTTCTCTGGCCACACTTCGGCTCAAGCCACTGATGGCGATTCAGATATGTATGGAGAAAGCTTGTTGGATCCAAACATGGTAATACTCATGATTGTCCTAGTCAGCGTTTTCTTCACCCTCGGGTTTTTCTCCATATGTATCCGTAAGTGGCTCGAGCGAGTCACTGGAATGAACAACGCAAACTCCGTCGGCGCGGGCGGTAACAGGTTTTCTCTAAGCCGCCCACAGGCGCGTGGAATCGACGCATCAGTCATTGAGACTTTTCCTACGTTCCGATACTCAACGGTGAAGATGCTCACGATCAGCAAAGAGGCCCTTGAGTGTCCTATTTGCTTAAACGAGTTTGAAGACGAGGAAACGCTGCGTTTGATTCCTAAATGTTGCCACGTGTTTCATCCTGATTGTGTAGATGCTTGGTTCCAGTCTCACGCCACATGTCCTCTTTGCCGCGCCAATCTCGTCCCCGTACTGGGAGAGTCGGTTGTTTCTATCCAGATACCCGGTTTAGCTGATGGTGCTCCTCGTTCTGAATTAACCGGTGATCGGACTACGGTTTTGGGTTCTCCGGATGCAAGATTGATTGATTCAGTGGCGTTGACATGTAACCAGAGTATGCCACGTAGGTCAATGTCTACCGGATGGAATTTAGCCGGGATTTTCACCAATTCCGGATGGACCGGTCAACATGAGGAGAATCTCGACCGGTTCACGCTTAGGTTACCGCGAGACATTCACAATAAGCTCGTGGACCCAAGCTTTTCAAAATGCCACGTGACGTTTCCTCAGATGATGAGTTCAGCCAGAGGGTACAGAACCGGAAACCTAGAGACAGATGCAAACTATTTCTACTATGAACGGTTCGACCAAGATGATCGGTTTGACCAAGATGATCGGTTTGACCAAGATGGTCGGTTAGACCGTAGACCATTCTCCATAA CTCCTCCGTACCGGACATGTTCGATAAAATCACCGTTCGATTGGTTGTGTCTTGAAAAGAACAATATCGGTGAACGTTCGTCCGATCACCTTCGCTCCGGCCATGATAGCCCATCTGTAGACCAAGTCGTGTAA
- the LOC106396502 gene encoding RING-H2 finger protein ATL11-like, producing the protein MNPKGRISLKRSITGHHGSILQLHLFLLLFSGQASAQATHGGSDMYRESSRFDPTMAILMIVLVSVFFALGFFSVYIRRCLERVMGMDNTHPADAGGNWLSLSRPQARGLDASVIETFPTFRYSTVKTLRIGKEALECPVCLNEFEDAERLRLIPKCCHVFHPGCIDAWLQSHPTCPLCRANLVPVPGEPIVSIQIPGLADEAPGSELTGDRITVLGSPDARLIDSVALTGNQSMPRRSLSTGWNLAGVFTNSDWTGQHGENLDRFTLRLPQDIYNKLVNPSFSKGHVALPQVMSSARGYRTGSLETDTNYFYYERFDQGGRLDRRPFSMTPPYRTGSINTSPGGSGDQVRAGTPKGLLLAMKSPFDRLFLGKNNIGDRSSNNNIGERSSDHLRAGNASHLTV; encoded by the coding sequence ATGAACCCTAAAGGTAGAATAAGTCTCAAACGTTCAATCACCGGTCATCATGGTTCGATCTTACAGCTACACCTCTTTCTCCTACTCTTCTCCGGCCAAGCTTCGGCTCAAGCCACTCACGGCGGTTCAGATATGTATAGAGAAAGCTCCCGGTTCGACCCAACCATGGCAATACTCATGATCGTCCTCGTCAGCGTTTTCTTCGCTCTAGGGTTCTTCTCCGTATATATCCGTAGGTGTCTCGAGCGAGTCATGGGGATGGACAACACACACCCCGCTGATGCCGGCGGAAACTGGCTTTCTCTGAGCCGCCCGCAGGCGCGTGGACTTGACGCGTCTGTCATTGAGACTTTTCCTACGTTCAGATACTCAACGGTGAAAACGCTTAGGATAGGCAAAGAGGCCCTTGAGTGTCCTGTATGCTTAAACGAGTTCGAAGACGCTGAAAGGCTGCGTTTGATTCCTAAATGTTGCCACGTGTTCCATCCTGGTTGTATAGATGCTTGGCTTCAGTCTCACCCAACGTGTCCTCTTTGCCGCGCTAACCTCGTCCCCGTACCGGGAGAACCGATTGTTTCTATCCAGATACCCGGTTTAGCGGATGAAGCTCCCGGTTCTGAGTTAACCGGTGATCGGATTACGGTTTTGGGTTCTCCGGATGCGAGATTAATTGACTCAGTGGCCTTAACCGGTAACCAGAGTATGCCACGTAGGTCTTTGTCTACCGGATGGAACTTAGCCGGAGTTTTCACCAATTCTGATTGGACTGGTCAACATGGAGAGAATCTAGACCGGTTCACGCTTAGGTTACCGCAAGACATTTACAATAAGCTAGTGAACCCAAGTTTTTCAAAAGGTCACGTGGCGTTACCTCAGGTGATGAGTTCAGCGAGAGGGTACAGAACCGGAAGCCTAGAGACTGACACAAACTATTTCTACTATGAACGGTTTGACCAAGGTGGTCGGTTAGACCGTAGACCATTTTCCATGACTCCTCCGTACAGGACAGGTTCGATCAATACGTCTCCGGGTGGCAGTGGTGATCAGGTGCGTGCTGGTACACCAAAAGGTTTGCTTCTAGCGATGAAATCACCGTTCGATCGGTTGTTTCTTGGAAAGAACAACATTGGTGACCGTTCATCAAACAACAACATCGGTGAACGTTCGTCGGATCACCTTCGTGCCGGCAACGCTAGCCATCTGACTGTGTAG
- the LOC106396508 gene encoding transcription factor bHLH96-like isoform X2 — protein sequence MALEAVVYPQDPFSLISCKDIQFHDFYFQQEDNQDPLDTKNNIKLGQEQRQGLPRINYNGKSVDTFTNDDYNYNDQEEDLRWPRDDHLYGSALDEPPPSDVAAGGGRRKRRRRTKSSKNKEEIENQRMTHIAVERNRRKQMNDYLAVLRSLMPPSYAQRGDQASIVGGAINYLKELEHHLQSIEPPLKSTTVPVDTESASPAADQINTIAASSLGQFSEFFAFPQYSSRPSSSSVAEGMAEIEVTMVESHASVKILAKKRPKQLLKLAASIQNLKLTVLHLNVTTCDDSVLYSISLKVEEGSQLNTVEDIAAGMNQILRRIEEESS from the exons ATGGCCTTAGAGGCTGTTGTCTACCCACAAGATCCATTCTCCTTAATATCTTGCAAAGATATTCAGTTTCACGACTTCTACTTTCAACAAGAAGACAATCAAGATCCACTAGACACCAAGAACAACATTAAGCTAGGGCAAGAACAAAGACAAGGGCTTCCGAGAATTAATTATAACGGTAAAAGCGTAGATACTTTTACCAATGATGACTATAACTACAACGATCAGGAGGAGGATCTTCGATGGCCACGAGACGACCATCTTTATGGATCTGCCTTGGACGAACCTCCACCATCGGATGTGGCGGCTGGAGGggggaggaggaagaggaggaggaggacaaAGAGTAGCAAGAACAAGGAAGAGATCGAGAACCAGAGGATGACTCACATCGCCGTAGAGAGAAATCGCCGGAAACAAATGAACGATTACCTCGCCGTTCTCCGTTCTCTCATGCCACCTTCTTACGCTCAAAGG GGAGATCAAGCGTCAATAGTAGGCGGAGCCATTAACTACTTAAAGGAGCTTGAGCATCATTTACAATCAATTGAGCCTCCGTTAAAGAGTACCACCGTCCCAGTAGACACCGAATCCGCTTCCCCCGCCGCCGACCAGATCAACACTATTGCCGCCAGCTCGTTGGGACAGTTCTCAGAGTTCTTTGCTTTTCCTCAATACTCGAGCCGACCTTCTTCATCGTCTGTGGCTGAAGGGATGGCGGAGATAGAGGTGACGATGGTGGAGAGCCATGCGAGTGTGAAGATACTCGCCAAGAAGAGACCCAAACAACTTCTTAAACTGGCGGCATCGATACAGAACCTGAAGCTTACTGTTCTTCATCTCAATGTCACCACTTGTGACGACTCTGTCCTCTATTCCATCAGCCTAAAG GTTGAAGAAGGGAGCCAATTGAATACAGTGGAAGATATTGCAGCAGGCATGAATCAAATCCTAAGGAGGATCGAAGAAGAGTCTTCTTGA
- the LOC106396508 gene encoding transcription factor bHLH96-like isoform X1 produces MALEAVVYPQDPFSLISCKDIQFHDFYFQQEDNQDPLDTKNNIKLGQEQRQGLPRINYNGKSVDTFTNDDYNYNDQEEDLRWPRDDHLYGSALDEPPPSDVAAGGGRRKRRRRTKSSKNKEEIENQRMTHIAVERNRRKQMNDYLAVLRSLMPPSYAQRGDQASIVGGAINYLKELEHHLQSIEPPLKSTTVPVDTESASPAADQINTIAASSLGQFSEFFAFPQYSSRPSSSSVAEGMAEIEVTMVESHASVKILAKKRPKQLLKLAASIQNLKLTVLHLNVTTCDDSVLYSISLKIGLIQVEEGSQLNTVEDIAAGMNQILRRIEEESS; encoded by the exons ATGGCCTTAGAGGCTGTTGTCTACCCACAAGATCCATTCTCCTTAATATCTTGCAAAGATATTCAGTTTCACGACTTCTACTTTCAACAAGAAGACAATCAAGATCCACTAGACACCAAGAACAACATTAAGCTAGGGCAAGAACAAAGACAAGGGCTTCCGAGAATTAATTATAACGGTAAAAGCGTAGATACTTTTACCAATGATGACTATAACTACAACGATCAGGAGGAGGATCTTCGATGGCCACGAGACGACCATCTTTATGGATCTGCCTTGGACGAACCTCCACCATCGGATGTGGCGGCTGGAGGggggaggaggaagaggaggaggaggacaaAGAGTAGCAAGAACAAGGAAGAGATCGAGAACCAGAGGATGACTCACATCGCCGTAGAGAGAAATCGCCGGAAACAAATGAACGATTACCTCGCCGTTCTCCGTTCTCTCATGCCACCTTCTTACGCTCAAAGG GGAGATCAAGCGTCAATAGTAGGCGGAGCCATTAACTACTTAAAGGAGCTTGAGCATCATTTACAATCAATTGAGCCTCCGTTAAAGAGTACCACCGTCCCAGTAGACACCGAATCCGCTTCCCCCGCCGCCGACCAGATCAACACTATTGCCGCCAGCTCGTTGGGACAGTTCTCAGAGTTCTTTGCTTTTCCTCAATACTCGAGCCGACCTTCTTCATCGTCTGTGGCTGAAGGGATGGCGGAGATAGAGGTGACGATGGTGGAGAGCCATGCGAGTGTGAAGATACTCGCCAAGAAGAGACCCAAACAACTTCTTAAACTGGCGGCATCGATACAGAACCTGAAGCTTACTGTTCTTCATCTCAATGTCACCACTTGTGACGACTCTGTCCTCTATTCCATCAGCCTAAAG ATTGGGTTGATTCAGGTTGAAGAAGGGAGCCAATTGAATACAGTGGAAGATATTGCAGCAGGCATGAATCAAATCCTAAGGAGGATCGAAGAAGAGTCTTCTTGA
- the LOC106365027 gene encoding RING-H2 finger protein ATL54-like, with the protein MAKRKHRKLFPILASETNKTFDCSIGICDPVCPYNCYQEPDYYTISPQLPPWSSPQTIRPQSPSISAVYQPSQDSSSSLGAITIIAVTGAVLAILLTGFFLVAKYVTKSVNRVNLESYQSQRDGHDGAIDEEFQDTEQVDHPIWLIRTTGLQQSIINSITICSYKRGDGLIERTDCPVCLNEFEEDESLRLLPKCNHAFHISCIDTWLRSHTNCPLCRAGIAISTPRCSGPVDVPPGGSGSRVVDDDRGEVENDESGSKETLSSSNTDQSSDVRIEIGAVNEVNDGGGFETEADEQVRVLGECMDLNVGDEASCSEENNGLNVEPNGEETEDTEKSQAGMSMKTAGSSCFSTNKSSVFPV; encoded by the coding sequence ATGGCCAAGAGAAAACATAGAAAGCTCTTCCCAATATTAGCATCAGAGACAAACAAAACATTTGATTGCTCAATAGGAATCTGTGACCCGGTTTGCCCTTATAACTGCTATCAAGAACCTGATTACTACACCATATCTCCACAGCTACCTCCATGGTCATCTCCACAGACGATCAGACCACAATCTCCATCAATCTCAGCCGTGTATCAACCATCTCAAGACTCTTCATCATCCTTAGGCGCCATAACCATCATCGCCGTCACCGGTGCGGTCTTAGCCATCCTTCTCACAGGATTCTTTCTTGTAGCCAAATACGTTACAAAGAGCGTTAACAGAGTCAACCTCGAAAGTTATCAGTCCCAGAGAGACGGCCACGACGGTGCAATAGATGAAGAGTTTCAAGACACGGAGCAAGTAGATCATCCGATCTGGTTGATCAGGACAACAGGTCTGCAACAATCGATCATAAACTCGATCACGATCTGTAGTTACAAGAGAGGAGATGGGTTGATAGAGAGAACAGATTGTCCTGTCTGTTTAAACGAGTTTGAAGAAGACGAGAGTCTTAGGTTGTTGCCAAAATGCAACCATGCGTTTCACATCTCTTGTATTGACACGTGGCTTAGGTCTCATACAAACTGTCCTTTGTGTCGAGCTGGTATAGCTATCAGTACTCCACGGTGTTCTGGTCCTGTTGATGTACCTCCCGGAGGATCAGGATCTCGTGTGGTTGATGATGATCGTGGAGAGGTCGAGAATGATGAATCTGGTTCTAAAGAGACGTTGAGTTCAAGTAACACAGATCAGAGTTCAGATGTAAGGATTGAAATTGGAGCTGTAAACGAGGTTAACGACGGTGGTGGGTTCGAAACAGAGGCGGATGAGCAAGTTAGGGTTTTGGGGGAGTGTATGGATTTAAACGTGGGAGACGAAGCAAGCTGCTCCGAAGAAAACAATGGCCTCAATGTGGAGCCAAACGGAGAAGAAACAGAAGATACAGAGAAGAGTCAGGCAGGCATGTCGATGAAGACAGCAGGAAGCTCATGCTTCAGTACAAACAAGAGTTCGGTTTTTCCAGTGTAG